In a genomic window of Sphingomonas koreensis:
- a CDS encoding MFS transporter has product MFTIAAGNTALQSVLPALGRSLGVPDSAVAAAFSVSAILWTLVAPFWANRSDRHGRRNMVLLGQIGLTASLFFCGLFLAAGINGWIAPTTAFIFFVGARMLYGGFGSAAPPAVQAIAAARTSRDDRTKALTLLGSAFGLGTILGPAIAPYLVVGDLWRGGPTIGLAGPALIFSGVSLAMVFTVARFLPRDVDSSVSHGAVTSYPSIGGQASGASITAATAPRVEPIGYLDPRVRAWMICGLILGHAQAMAGQVIGFLVIDRLGVPPIEAIQATGLVLMMGAGSALLAQWGIIPLLNLNPRQLMLIGLSLSAIGSLATGSATTLYGIATGYALATLGFGFSRPGFTAGSSLAVGQAAQGSVAGKVTSINGAAFILGPSIGVALYGVWRPLPYLVAAAALALLIVYGLFSLRPSSGSEASPGR; this is encoded by the coding sequence ATGTTCACCATCGCCGCCGGCAACACCGCGCTGCAATCGGTTCTGCCCGCGCTCGGCCGTTCGCTCGGCGTGCCCGACAGCGCGGTGGCGGCCGCCTTCTCGGTTTCGGCGATCCTGTGGACGCTGGTCGCGCCCTTCTGGGCGAACCGTTCGGACCGGCACGGGCGGCGCAACATGGTGCTGCTGGGACAGATCGGCCTCACCGCTTCGCTGTTTTTCTGCGGCCTGTTCCTCGCCGCCGGGATCAACGGCTGGATCGCGCCCACGACCGCCTTCATCTTCTTCGTCGGCGCGCGGATGCTCTATGGCGGGTTCGGTTCGGCGGCGCCGCCGGCGGTGCAGGCGATCGCCGCCGCACGCACCAGCCGGGACGACCGGACCAAGGCGCTCACCCTGCTCGGCTCCGCCTTCGGCCTCGGCACGATCCTCGGGCCGGCGATCGCGCCCTATCTGGTCGTGGGCGACCTGTGGCGCGGCGGCCCGACGATCGGGCTGGCGGGGCCGGCACTGATTTTCAGCGGCGTATCGCTTGCGATGGTCTTCACGGTCGCAAGATTCCTCCCGCGCGACGTGGACAGCTCGGTCAGCCACGGGGCGGTAACCAGCTATCCCTCGATCGGCGGGCAGGCGAGCGGGGCGAGCATCACCGCGGCCACAGCACCCAGGGTCGAGCCGATCGGCTATCTCGATCCGCGGGTGCGGGCCTGGATGATCTGCGGGCTGATCCTCGGCCATGCCCAGGCGATGGCCGGGCAGGTGATCGGCTTCCTCGTCATCGACCGGCTCGGCGTTCCCCCGATCGAGGCAATCCAGGCGACCGGTCTCGTGCTGATGATGGGGGCAGGTTCGGCGCTGCTCGCGCAATGGGGCATCATTCCCCTGCTCAACCTCAACCCGCGTCAGCTGATGCTGATCGGCCTGTCGCTCAGCGCCATCGGCTCGCTCGCCACCGGCAGCGCGACCACGCTTTACGGCATCGCGACGGGCTATGCGCTCGCGACACTCGGGTTCGGCTTCTCGCGGCCCGGGTTCACCGCCGGCTCCTCGCTCGCGGTGGGCCAGGCGGCGCAGGGATCGGTGGCGGGCAAGGTCACGTCGATCAACGGCGCCGCCTTCATCCTCGGTCCGTCGATCGGCGTCGCCCTTTATGGCGTCTGGCGGCCGCTCCCCTATCTGGTCGCGGCCGCCGCACTCGCGCTGCTGATCGTCTACGGCCTGTTCAGCCTGCGTCCTTCTTCCGGCTCTGAAGCATCCCCGGGGCGATGA
- a CDS encoding antibiotic biosynthesis monooxygenase family protein gives MEHPRQGQVAVIFVSQRTDEDAEGYAQAAEAMGALAAAQPGYAGVDSVRDAGGLGITVSYWADDASARAWRDNPEHARIRDQGRARWYDWYVLEVTRVERGYRWSRQ, from the coding sequence ATGGAGCACCCGCGCCAAGGTCAGGTCGCCGTGATCTTCGTCTCGCAGCGCACGGACGAGGATGCCGAAGGCTACGCGCAGGCTGCAGAGGCGATGGGCGCTCTCGCCGCGGCTCAGCCGGGCTATGCCGGGGTGGACAGCGTCCGCGATGCGGGCGGGCTCGGTATCACCGTCAGCTACTGGGCGGACGATGCGAGTGCCAGGGCGTGGCGCGACAATCCCGAACATGCGCGGATCCGCGATCAGGGCCGCGCGCGCTGGTACGACTGGTACGTGCTGGAAGTGACGCGCGTCGAGCGCGGCTATCGCTGGTCGCGGCAATGA